A window from Sinanaerobacter sp. ZZT-01 encodes these proteins:
- a CDS encoding pyridoxamine 5'-phosphate oxidase family protein — translation MEKVIQFLKENPVFYFATVEEGLPKVRPFGFFMVYEGKLYFAIGKHKKTFQQILKNPHVEICTSSKDNEWIRIRGEVIVDDNSEVLSAAFETMPMLKQIYNDTTGQKLGMIYMKDPVAEIADMKGKFEEVQL, via the coding sequence ATGGAAAAAGTTATTCAATTTTTAAAAGAAAATCCAGTTTTTTATTTTGCTACGGTAGAAGAAGGGCTTCCAAAGGTAAGACCGTTTGGTTTTTTCATGGTATATGAAGGAAAACTTTATTTTGCAATTGGAAAACATAAGAAAACGTTTCAGCAAATATTGAAAAATCCTCACGTTGAAATTTGTACATCCTCTAAAGACAATGAGTGGATCCGGATTCGTGGTGAAGTAATCGTTGATGATAATTCGGAAGTTCTTTCCGCTGCATTTGAAACAATGCCTATGTTGAAACAGATTTATAACGACACCACCGGCCAGAAACTCGGTATGATATACATGAAAGATCCGGTTGCCGAAATCGCTGATATGAAGGGGAAATTTGAAGAAGTTCAATTATAA
- a CDS encoding uroporphyrinogen decarboxylase family protein, with protein MMAKLVDFKCQYADYRGITPEYAASLGMKLPDLYLHAEDMVKLALQIKQERKSSFCKLPFDTCVEAENLGGMIKYDESPLGPRKSVDCLKETEEFLTLPGMDPSNGRMAELLKACRILTEQGETVALEIRGIFDMLNSLMDIQKVFMTCVAKPDLMKQVCEKAKTDLITYFLAAEKAGCHLFFYSDSSGGVNIIGPRFAKKIVDWFTYPLIKELERVLSKESIVHMCPKIAFMLTGCSKAKWKEETIEGETDYLSAYQNNPTVRFTGQKCNRELNVAAKRKIFHLTVK; from the coding sequence ATGATGGCTAAATTAGTTGATTTTAAATGTCAATATGCTGATTATCGGGGAATTACACCTGAGTACGCAGCTTCCCTAGGAATGAAGCTACCAGATTTATACTTGCATGCTGAAGATATGGTAAAACTAGCTCTTCAAATTAAACAAGAAAGAAAAAGCAGTTTTTGTAAACTTCCCTTTGACACTTGTGTAGAAGCTGAAAATTTGGGAGGGATGATTAAATATGATGAATCTCCGCTTGGTCCTCGAAAAAGTGTAGATTGTTTAAAAGAAACGGAAGAATTTTTGACTTTGCCTGGAATGGACCCATCAAACGGAAGAATGGCAGAGCTTTTAAAAGCTTGTAGGATATTGACCGAACAAGGTGAAACGGTTGCCTTAGAAATAAGAGGAATATTTGACATGCTTAATTCCTTAATGGACATTCAAAAGGTTTTTATGACATGTGTGGCGAAACCAGATCTTATGAAACAGGTATGTGAAAAAGCAAAAACAGATTTAATTACCTATTTTCTTGCGGCTGAAAAAGCGGGATGCCACTTATTTTTTTATTCGGATTCATCTGGGGGAGTTAATATCATTGGTCCGAGATTTGCGAAAAAAATCGTAGATTGGTTTACATACCCTCTCATCAAAGAGTTGGAACGTGTACTTTCAAAAGAGAGCATTGTGCACATGTGTCCGAAAATTGCATTCATGCTTACTGGTTGCAGCAAGGCAAAATGGAAAGAAGAAACGATTGAAGGAGAAACCGATTATTTGTCAGCTTATCAAAACAACCCGACTGTAAGATTTACAGGTCAAAAATGCAACAGGGAATTAAATGTTGCAGCAAAAAGAAAGATTTTTCATTTAACTGTTAAGTAG
- a CDS encoding HAMP domain-containing sensor histidine kinase produces MKNRYEKKNIYVRTLISLLIFYLITMMIFTVIYEQIVVSRTAFVNTNKLSNAVYMAQKSMFEYEADPSLVNRYAISKICNSIASSMGEPLLYGACAIFDENKDLISKSGEYLVINEHIQTEYGDWTTQAFGICLDDYMKPDEINELEQYWQYSPHSLDEKVKTGDLVKEYKITADIYIKDNEIVPKKIIVTEEEYEINDITYTSLEDGSGSIASSSRKLNEQLEKEYIFHPENIDDFELRNFIDCSLENSYTVKNGLDYLPLSDSENLKKSSLAKAAADPSVLNPINLKDRYVYNYAEGFLQVKVTDICYFKDREIMDGKGFYFVVEGVFNPWLYTFKSLVLVYLSSFLLLLFTWIFLSRKLWEIYKRQEALEVNRRRFTDAIAHDLKTPVALISAYTEALKENINFKKDEYLDVIAGEVQRMDHMIMEMLTLSKLESGVQSLHLEKIKMNDLIKQESLKYNRMLMEREILLHIEENDLFILTCDSVQMTKVLHNLFSNSLRYCIKGGEITVRIEKSGFQIEDTGEPIPEEKMDHIWEPFYKAEESRKRDESEAENIEGTGLGLAIVKQILDMHHLQYGIMNTQTGVSFWISEERR; encoded by the coding sequence ATGAAAAATAGATATGAAAAGAAAAATATATACGTGAGAACTTTAATTAGTCTCTTGATTTTTTATTTGATTACCATGATGATTTTTACCGTGATCTATGAGCAGATTGTAGTGTCAAGAACTGCCTTTGTTAATACCAACAAATTAAGCAATGCAGTGTACATGGCCCAGAAAAGTATGTTCGAATACGAAGCCGATCCCAGCTTGGTAAATCGTTATGCGATTTCAAAAATCTGCAATTCGATTGCAAGCAGTATGGGAGAGCCGCTTTTATATGGAGCTTGTGCTATTTTTGATGAGAATAAAGACTTAATCAGTAAGAGTGGAGAATATCTTGTAATAAATGAGCATATTCAGACAGAATACGGCGACTGGACAACGCAAGCCTTTGGAATCTGCTTGGATGACTATATGAAACCTGACGAAATAAATGAGCTAGAACAGTATTGGCAGTATAGTCCACATTCCTTAGATGAGAAGGTAAAAACGGGCGATTTAGTAAAAGAGTATAAGATTACAGCGGATATATACATAAAGGATAATGAAATTGTTCCAAAGAAGATCATTGTGACAGAAGAAGAATATGAGATAAATGATATTACTTATACATCATTAGAAGATGGGAGTGGTTCGATAGCTTCTTCTTCCCGAAAATTAAATGAGCAATTGGAGAAAGAATATATCTTCCATCCGGAAAATATAGATGATTTTGAACTAAGAAACTTTATAGATTGTTCACTTGAAAATAGTTATACTGTGAAAAATGGATTAGACTATCTTCCTTTGTCAGATTCTGAGAATTTAAAAAAATCATCCTTAGCAAAAGCAGCAGCAGATCCTTCCGTACTGAATCCTATCAACTTAAAGGATCGTTACGTTTACAATTATGCAGAAGGGTTTTTGCAGGTTAAGGTAACCGATATTTGCTATTTTAAAGACAGAGAAATCATGGATGGGAAGGGTTTCTATTTTGTAGTGGAAGGGGTCTTTAACCCTTGGCTATATACTTTTAAATCCCTAGTTTTGGTTTATTTATCCTCGTTCCTCTTACTCCTGTTTACGTGGATATTTCTGTCACGCAAGCTTTGGGAAATTTACAAAAGACAAGAGGCACTTGAAGTGAACAGACGCAGGTTTACGGATGCAATTGCACACGACTTGAAAACACCGGTAGCACTTATCAGTGCCTATACAGAAGCGCTAAAGGAAAATATCAATTTTAAAAAAGACGAATATCTGGATGTCATTGCAGGAGAAGTGCAGAGGATGGATCATATGATAATGGAAATGCTGACATTATCTAAACTGGAATCTGGAGTGCAGTCACTTCATTTAGAAAAAATAAAGATGAATGATCTTATAAAACAAGAGAGTTTAAAATACAATCGGATGCTTATGGAAAGAGAGATTTTGTTGCATATAGAAGAAAATGACTTATTCATCTTAACGTGTGACAGCGTGCAAATGACAAAGGTTCTTCATAATCTTTTCTCAAATAGCCTGCGTTATTGTATAAAAGGGGGAGAGATAACCGTAAGAATAGAGAAATCAGGGTTTCAAATAGAAGATACGGGCGAGCCAATTCCGGAGGAAAAAATGGATCATATTTGGGAACCATTTTACAAGGCGGAAGAATCGAGAAAAAGGGATGAGAGTGAAGCGGAGAATATTGAGGGGACCGGTTTAGGACTCGCAATCGTAAAACAAATACTGGATATGCATCATCTCCAATATGGAATTATGAATACACAAACAGGCGTTTCTTTTTGGATTAGCGAAGAGCGCAGATGA
- a CDS encoding response regulator transcription factor — protein MTYKILLVEDELKMQNIIKDYFEVKGCNLVCANNGLQALEVLSLQEFDLILLDVMMPKLDGFSLCKKVRRDSEVPIIFLTAKTDEEDKLYGYELGADDYVTKPFSLAVLFAKSTALINRTAGRVVSEKLQAGGITIYPERKEIKIDDNYINLPNLEYKILLFFIRNEKRIVTREQLLNQVWDHAFDGSDRVVDSHVKKLRKAIKPYDSYIKTIVKTGYKFEVNHEK, from the coding sequence ATGACCTATAAAATATTATTGGTAGAGGATGAATTAAAAATGCAGAATATCATAAAAGACTATTTTGAAGTAAAAGGCTGCAATCTAGTTTGTGCAAATAATGGATTGCAAGCACTGGAAGTTCTTTCTTTGCAAGAATTTGATCTCATCTTGCTCGATGTAATGATGCCAAAGCTGGACGGATTTTCTTTATGTAAGAAGGTACGAAGAGACTCGGAGGTTCCCATTATTTTTTTAACTGCCAAGACAGACGAAGAAGATAAGCTTTACGGATATGAGCTCGGAGCAGATGACTATGTTACAAAACCGTTTTCACTTGCAGTCTTATTTGCAAAGTCCACTGCACTTATAAATCGAACTGCAGGCAGGGTAGTTAGTGAGAAGCTTCAGGCAGGAGGGATTACCATTTATCCTGAAAGAAAAGAGATAAAAATCGATGACAATTATATTAATCTACCCAATCTAGAGTATAAGATATTACTTTTTTTTATTAGAAATGAAAAACGGATAGTAACCAGAGAGCAGCTGTTGAATCAGGTATGGGACCATGCTTTTGATGGGAGCGACCGTGTTGTGGACAGTCATGTGAAAAAGCTGAGAAAAGCGATTAAGCCATACGATTCTTATATAAAAACAATTGTAAAAACAGGATATAAATTTGAGGTGAACCATGAAAAATAG
- a CDS encoding SMC family ATPase: protein MRPLKLTISGFGPYAGTTTLDMEKIGQSGLYLITGDTGAGKTTIFDAITYALYGEASGGSREVSMLRSKYAEINTPTEVELIFEYRKKRYRVKRNPEYERLSKRGEGTTTQKAEAELIYPDGLVITKTKEVTAAIIDIMGIDYHQFSRITMIAQGEFLKLLLASTEERKSIFRQIFQTKRYQTLQERIKAESGSLKSQCESLKSGISQYVSGICCEEDDELYAKFEQAKAGELTSEETIALIEKLIQKDCEAEKQKKNMLEKVEEQLAEISTQLGKAIAIEKVKKNLSSTEEMLLQKEKEEQHLFTILESEQSRQAEHEQLSERITMVRSQLHQYDELDASKEKLEQMNRTFLEKSKYLDQKKEKLEEEMLQLMALKKKLNNLKDCETLKEKLINQYENERQRLERLNALANSLNSCMKLEKKQKEAQEEYRDALEVAERAQRDYSNKNRAFLDEQAGILAEMLQEGEACPVCGAVEHPCLAVKSKGAPTEAELEKAKKNNEKMQKRAADASTAAGELSGQIFSKKSEIEKNCTDLIGVYNYDAVPERLSHALEKAEAAIADFEEKISIEEKKVKEKIKIENEIPIGETKIREWEDEISGLDKYTSTLYAEIESMTAVWKKQSSKLEYESKSDAEKIIQEMKRKRTAMEKALELARREHQEMKSQIDGLQGKIRAQKEQLKDADCIDINLEKEKQAALLLDKQSLNHILTALTSRSSSNHSALHNIHRQSRELARLETRWGWVKSLSNTANGNISGKEKIMLETYIQMTYFDRVIARANTRFMKMSSGQYELKRGIEADNNRSQSGLELNVIDHYNGTERSVKSLSGGESFKASLSLALGLSDEIQSYAGGICLDSMFVDEGFGSLDEDSLQQAVKVLAGLTEGKRLVGIISHVNELKEKIDKQIVITKEKSGGSRVTILS, encoded by the coding sequence ATGAGACCGCTTAAACTGACCATTTCTGGGTTTGGTCCCTATGCAGGAACTACGACGCTCGACATGGAAAAGATTGGACAAAGTGGCCTTTACCTTATTACAGGAGACACCGGCGCAGGAAAAACAACTATATTTGATGCCATCACTTATGCCCTATATGGGGAGGCGAGCGGGGGCAGTCGCGAAGTTTCGATGCTGCGTTCCAAATATGCTGAAATAAATACGCCGACTGAGGTAGAGCTTATTTTTGAGTACAGAAAAAAAAGATATCGAGTGAAGCGAAACCCGGAATATGAGCGTCTTTCAAAACGAGGGGAAGGAACAACAACTCAGAAAGCAGAAGCTGAATTGATTTACCCTGACGGGCTGGTAATTACCAAAACAAAGGAAGTGACTGCTGCCATTATTGATATTATGGGGATTGATTATCATCAGTTTTCACGCATTACCATGATTGCACAAGGTGAATTCCTTAAGCTTCTGCTTGCATCGACTGAAGAACGAAAATCTATATTTCGCCAAATTTTCCAAACGAAGCGATACCAGACACTGCAAGAACGGATCAAAGCAGAATCGGGTAGTTTAAAGAGTCAGTGTGAATCCCTTAAAAGTGGGATTAGTCAGTATGTTTCCGGCATTTGCTGCGAAGAGGATGATGAATTGTATGCGAAGTTTGAACAGGCAAAGGCAGGAGAGCTTACTTCAGAAGAGACGATCGCATTGATTGAAAAATTGATTCAAAAGGATTGTGAAGCGGAGAAGCAAAAGAAAAACATGCTTGAAAAAGTGGAAGAGCAACTAGCGGAAATTAGTACGCAGTTAGGAAAGGCAATTGCAATTGAAAAAGTGAAAAAAAACCTTTCCAGTACAGAAGAAATGCTGCTTCAAAAAGAAAAAGAAGAACAGCACTTATTTACGATATTGGAATCTGAGCAATCAAGACAAGCAGAGCATGAGCAGCTTAGTGAAAGAATAACGATGGTTCGCAGCCAGCTTCATCAATATGATGAATTGGATGCTTCAAAAGAAAAATTAGAACAGATGAATCGCACCTTTTTAGAAAAGAGCAAGTATCTGGATCAAAAAAAAGAAAAGTTAGAAGAAGAAATGCTGCAACTTATGGCCTTGAAAAAAAAGTTAAATAACCTAAAAGATTGTGAAACCTTGAAGGAAAAACTGATCAATCAATATGAGAATGAAAGGCAGCGGCTTGAACGTTTAAATGCACTCGCTAATAGCCTTAATAGCTGTATGAAATTAGAGAAAAAGCAAAAAGAGGCACAGGAAGAATACAGAGATGCTCTAGAAGTGGCAGAGCGTGCGCAACGAGACTATAGTAATAAAAACAGAGCTTTCCTTGATGAACAGGCAGGAATTTTAGCCGAGATGCTGCAAGAAGGAGAAGCATGTCCGGTTTGCGGTGCTGTGGAACATCCTTGTTTAGCCGTAAAATCCAAAGGTGCTCCTACCGAAGCAGAGCTTGAAAAAGCCAAGAAAAACAATGAGAAAATGCAGAAGAGAGCGGCTGATGCAAGTACAGCGGCAGGAGAACTTTCCGGTCAAATTTTTTCAAAGAAGTCTGAGATTGAAAAGAATTGCACGGATCTTATTGGTGTGTATAATTATGATGCAGTTCCAGAACGACTTTCACATGCTTTGGAGAAAGCAGAAGCAGCGATTGCAGACTTTGAAGAGAAGATTTCGATAGAAGAGAAAAAGGTTAAAGAAAAAATTAAGATTGAAAATGAGATTCCGATAGGAGAGACGAAAATCAGAGAATGGGAAGATGAAATATCGGGTCTAGACAAGTATACTTCTACACTTTATGCAGAAATCGAGAGCATGACTGCTGTATGGAAAAAGCAATCGTCGAAATTAGAATATGAAAGTAAATCTGATGCAGAAAAGATAATCCAAGAGATGAAAAGGAAAAGAACAGCAATGGAAAAAGCGCTGGAGCTTGCACGAAGAGAGCATCAGGAAATGAAATCTCAGATAGACGGATTGCAAGGGAAGATTCGGGCACAAAAAGAACAACTTAAAGATGCGGACTGTATTGATATTAATTTAGAAAAAGAAAAACAGGCGGCATTGCTTCTAGATAAGCAATCTCTAAATCATATTTTGACTGCGCTCACTTCCCGAAGCAGCAGCAATCATTCAGCTCTTCATAACATCCATCGACAGAGCAGAGAACTGGCTCGGCTGGAAACTAGATGGGGATGGGTAAAATCCCTTTCAAACACGGCAAACGGAAATATAAGCGGAAAAGAAAAAATCATGCTGGAGACTTATATACAGATGACCTACTTTGATCGGGTTATCGCTCGCGCAAATACGAGATTTATGAAAATGTCCAGCGGTCAATATGAACTGAAGAGAGGAATCGAAGCAGACAACAACCGGAGTCAAAGCGGACTTGAATTAAATGTGATTGATCATTACAACGGGACAGAGCGCAGTGTCAAGTCTTTATCGGGAGGAGAATCTTTTAAAGCATCGCTTTCACTAGCCCTTGGACTTTCAGATGAAATTCAGTCCTACGCAGGAGGAATCTGTTTAGATTCCATGTTCGTCGATGAAGGATTCGGTTCTTTAGACGAGGATTCATTGCAGCAAGCAGTTAAAGTACTGGCAGGCCTTACGGAAGGCAAGCGACTTGTCGGTATCATTTCCCATGTAAATGAACTTAAGGAAAAGATCGATAAACAAATTGTCATAACGAAAGAAAAATCCGGCGGAAGTCGGGTGACGATTCTTTCCTAA
- a CDS encoding exonuclease SbcCD subunit D, translating into MKLIHLSDLHLGKRVHEFSMLEDQKYILDQIIKIIDNEKPDGVIIAGDVYDKTVPPAEAVQLFDSFLVSLSLRNLKVFVISGNHDSAERISFGSRLMDKSGIYLAPVYDGKVEPIVLSDPYGEVNIYMLPFLKPSHVKRFYEEEEITSYTDAISIAVQNMSVNETERNLLITHQFVTGASRCDSEDISVGGSDNVDAAAFKGFDYVALGHLHNPQNVGSNTVRYCGTPLKYSFSEADRKKAVTVVTLCEKGSIFIDTIPLIPKRDLKEIRGTYTEITQRSFYEKTSYREDYVHITLTDEEDIPDAVGKLRTIYHNLMKLDYDNKRTRFHFEILGDDSVEQKTPLELFCEFYEKQNNQPMREEQQSFTSDMIRKIWEDEI; encoded by the coding sequence ATGAAACTAATTCACTTATCTGACCTTCATCTTGGAAAGCGTGTCCATGAATTTTCTATGTTAGAGGATCAAAAATATATATTGGATCAAATCATCAAAATCATTGATAATGAAAAGCCTGACGGGGTTATCATTGCAGGAGATGTGTATGATAAAACCGTCCCGCCTGCTGAGGCAGTTCAGCTGTTTGATTCTTTTCTGGTCTCTCTTTCTCTGCGAAATCTTAAAGTATTTGTAATCAGTGGAAATCACGATTCAGCTGAACGAATTTCGTTTGGCTCACGTTTAATGGATAAAAGCGGTATCTATTTAGCACCTGTATATGATGGCAAAGTCGAACCAATCGTTTTATCAGACCCCTATGGTGAAGTAAATATTTATATGCTTCCATTTCTGAAACCTTCTCATGTAAAACGATTTTATGAGGAAGAAGAGATTACATCCTACACCGATGCAATTTCTATTGCCGTTCAGAACATGTCTGTGAATGAGACGGAACGCAATCTCCTTATTACGCATCAGTTCGTTACAGGAGCGTCTCGTTGCGATTCTGAGGATATTTCTGTAGGTGGTTCCGATAATGTGGATGCTGCAGCTTTTAAGGGTTTCGATTATGTGGCTTTGGGACATCTTCACAATCCGCAAAATGTGGGAAGTAATACGGTTCGATATTGTGGCACTCCGTTGAAGTATTCTTTTTCGGAAGCCGATCGGAAAAAGGCAGTTACAGTTGTTACTCTTTGTGAGAAGGGCAGTATTTTTATAGATACCATTCCATTAATCCCGAAAAGAGATCTGAAAGAAATAAGGGGAACGTATACAGAAATTACCCAAAGAAGCTTTTATGAAAAAACCAGTTACCGGGAGGACTATGTACATATTACCTTAACCGATGAAGAGGACATTCCCGATGCAGTCGGAAAACTGCGTACAATCTATCATAACCTAATGAAACTGGATTACGATAATAAACGCACACGTTTTCATTTTGAGATTTTGGGAGATGACAGTGTCGAACAAAAAACACCACTAGAGCTTTTTTGTGAATTCTATGAAAAACAAAATAATCAACCGATGCGAGAGGAACAACAGTCATTTACTTCTGATATGATACGAAAAATTTGGGAGGACGAAATATGA
- a CDS encoding GNAT family N-acetyltransferase, protein MRIEKIEADKNRDALLLIKRTFMQYEAADFSEKGVSSFMKILDDKDFINEIEMLGAYINSDLVGMIATRNNRKHITLFFVDSNYHRQGIGKALFNRVLQNNNNDKITVNSSPYAVSVYLHLGFAADCEECLADGIRYVPMTYTKEAVIE, encoded by the coding sequence ATGAGAATTGAGAAAATAGAAGCTGACAAAAACCGCGATGCCCTGTTACTCATAAAAAGAACATTTATGCAATATGAAGCTGCGGATTTTTCTGAAAAAGGGGTAAGCTCTTTTATGAAAATTCTAGATGATAAAGATTTTATTAATGAAATTGAAATGCTTGGTGCATACATTAACAGTGACCTTGTGGGCATGATTGCAACTAGAAACAACAGAAAACATATCACTTTATTCTTTGTAGATAGCAATTATCATAGGCAGGGAATTGGAAAAGCACTTTTTAACCGAGTACTTCAAAATAATAATAACGATAAAATAACGGTTAATTCATCACCTTACGCTGTCTCTGTGTATCTGCACTTAGGATTTGCTGCTGATTGCGAAGAATGCCTTGCGGATGGCATTCGTTATGTACCAATGACGTACACAAAAGAAGCAGTTATTGAGTAA
- a CDS encoding MBL fold metallo-hydrolase codes for MSDWFTIDQIDKDTYIISEYRHWEETHCYLLNGSERSLLIDTGLGISNIYDEVIKLTDKPVTAVATHVHWDHIGGHKYFPDFYAHKDELNWLNGEFPLTIEQIREMVIDRCDLPEGYDVNTYDFFQGTPIKLLSDHDTIDLGNRSVSVLHTPGHSPGHMCFFEKERGYLFTGDLVYKDTLFAYYPSTDPEAYLLSLKKIAKLPVKNVFPAHHTLDIGPEILIRMRDAFEQLKAEGKLHHGSGIFKYGDWGIWL; via the coding sequence ATGAGTGATTGGTTTACAATAGATCAGATTGACAAAGATACATACATTATTAGTGAGTATCGGCATTGGGAGGAAACGCATTGCTATTTACTTAATGGTTCTGAGCGCAGCCTTTTGATTGATACAGGGTTGGGTATCAGCAATATTTATGACGAGGTAATCAAGTTAACGGACAAGCCGGTTACAGCGGTGGCAACGCACGTTCATTGGGATCATATTGGTGGACATAAGTATTTTCCTGATTTTTATGCTCATAAGGATGAGCTGAATTGGCTAAATGGAGAATTTCCACTTACTATAGAGCAGATTAGGGAAATGGTCATCGACCGATGTGATTTACCGGAAGGTTATGATGTTAACACCTACGATTTCTTTCAGGGTACGCCAATAAAATTGTTGAGCGATCATGATACGATTGATCTTGGTAATCGTTCCGTTTCTGTGTTGCATACACCCGGCCATTCACCCGGACATATGTGTTTTTTTGAAAAAGAACGAGGGTATCTGTTTACAGGTGATTTGGTTTATAAAGACACATTATTTGCATACTATCCGTCTACTGATCCGGAAGCTTATCTTTTGTCTTTAAAAAAAATTGCGAAACTCCCAGTAAAGAATGTATTTCCTGCCCATCACACGTTGGATATTGGACCTGAAATACTTATTCGAATGAGGGATGCATTCGAACAATTGAAGGCAGAGGGTAAACTACATCATGGAAGCGGGATCTTTAAATATGGTGATTGGGGCATATGGCTTTAA
- a CDS encoding YwbE family protein: MNGQNRANVKIGTKVKIILKADQKTGKLTEGTVEKILTNSAFHPHGIKVMLTDGQVGRVQELI, encoded by the coding sequence ATGAACGGACAAAATAGAGCGAATGTTAAAATTGGTACAAAAGTAAAAATTATATTAAAAGCGGACCAGAAAACTGGAAAACTTACAGAGGGAACAGTCGAAAAAATATTGACTAACAGTGCTTTTCACCCACATGGTATCAAAGTAATGTTAACAGATGGACAAGTGGGAAGAGTTCAGGAATTAATTTAA
- a CDS encoding glycoside hydrolase family 3 protein has protein sequence MDIKTKSLKNVINVLILIAIFTLASCSPAKGEDSDSANNIPDMHLNKTRCKAEKLLSSMTLEEKVGQLFMIRPDSLNPNLTAEQISDVSNYDVTELSSQMTESLQQYHAGGIVIFQKNILSPIQLTRFIDEMQGESKIPLFVGIDEEGGPVSRIANSKEFDVTTYESMAQIGAMEDSESAKNVGFTIGSYLKQYKFNLNFAPVADVNTNPKNIVIGNRSFGSDPILVAKMVSAEIEGFHKAGIMSCIKHFPGHGDTTGDTHKGFVSTEKTWEELKECELIPFMSASKDADMIMISHITAPNVTSDDLPSSLSNEMIEEKLRGEMNYNGVVITDSMAMGAITQEYTTNAAAVKAILGGADIILMPENFKEAYEGIYSAVKGGKISEKRIDKSVLRILSLKEKYDLLK, from the coding sequence ATGGATATTAAGACAAAAAGTTTAAAAAATGTTATTAATGTATTGATTCTCATTGCAATCTTTACTCTTGCCTCATGCAGTCCGGCAAAAGGAGAAGATTCGGATTCTGCAAATAATATACCGGATATGCATCTTAATAAAACACGTTGCAAAGCAGAGAAGTTGCTGAGTAGCATGACATTAGAGGAAAAAGTTGGTCAGCTATTTATGATTCGTCCAGATTCACTTAATCCAAATTTGACAGCAGAGCAAATCAGCGATGTTTCAAATTATGATGTAACAGAATTGAGCAGTCAAATGACTGAATCATTACAGCAATACCATGCTGGTGGCATTGTAATTTTCCAAAAAAATATTTTATCACCTATCCAATTGACTCGGTTTATTGATGAAATGCAGGGTGAAAGCAAAATCCCATTATTTGTAGGAATTGATGAAGAAGGCGGCCCTGTGTCTAGAATTGCAAATTCAAAGGAATTTGACGTAACGACGTATGAAAGCATGGCCCAAATTGGAGCGATGGAAGACAGTGAGAGTGCAAAAAATGTAGGCTTTACAATCGGGTCTTACTTAAAACAATATAAATTTAATTTAAATTTTGCTCCGGTTGCTGATGTGAATACAAATCCCAAAAATATTGTGATTGGAAATCGCTCTTTTGGCAGTGATCCCATACTTGTAGCAAAAATGGTGTCGGCAGAAATTGAGGGATTTCATAAAGCTGGAATTATGAGCTGTATAAAACATTTTCCCGGTCATGGTGATACTACAGGCGATACGCATAAGGGATTTGTATCCACAGAAAAGACATGGGAAGAATTAAAAGAATGCGAGCTGATTCCGTTTATGAGTGCTTCCAAAGATGCAGATATGATTATGATTTCACATATTACGGCACCGAACGTGACTTCTGATGATCTACCATCTTCACTTTCCAATGAAATGATTGAGGAGAAGCTGCGAGGAGAAATGAACTATAATGGAGTCGTTATTACTGATTCAATGGCAATGGGAGCAATTACACAAGAGTATACAACTAATGCTGCTGCCGTTAAGGCTATTTTAGGTGGAGCTGATATTATCTTGATGCCTGAAAATTTCAAAGAAGCTTACGAGGGAATTTACAGCGCGGTCAAAGGCGGAAAAATCAGTGAGAAGCGAATCGATAAAAGTGTATTGCGTATCTTGTCTTTAAAAGAAAAATATGATTTACTAAAGTGA
- a CDS encoding ester cyclase yields the protein MTNKDIVKYFYETIISENRLEELSKYISEDCVLKIGEKIIPIGLRGMREHLADVKKTYPDYTMKMIRQYSDGDFVISEFIMEGTHKGEWIGIKPTNKKLAFTGVDIDKIVDGKIVEHGGAVNTFDTLFEHHLIQPV from the coding sequence ATGACAAATAAAGACATTGTAAAATATTTCTACGAGACAATCATTTCTGAAAATCGACTTGAAGAACTGTCAAAATACATATCTGAAGATTGTGTTTTGAAAATTGGAGAAAAAATAATACCAATTGGATTGCGAGGCATGAGAGAGCATCTTGCAGATGTAAAAAAGACCTATCCTGATTATACGATGAAAATGATTCGCCAATATTCTGATGGTGATTTTGTAATTTCTGAATTCATTATGGAAGGAACACATAAGGGGGAATGGATTGGGATAAAGCCCACAAATAAAAAATTGGCTTTCACAGGAGTAGACATAGATAAGATTGTAGATGGTAAAATTGTTGAGCATGGCGGTGCAGTAAATACGTTTGACACCTTATTTGAACATCATTTAATCCAACCTGTATAA